cgcccacactcacttggcgacggttccagatgccgtcgcggaaaggggttaaaaaccatttgtttaggaccgacgcgcaccagtgtgagggcagcaggagcacaccaagtaacttgcccaaggcagccagcagaacaaggaagaagagaacctcagattcagaggatgaggactatgtggctgttgaggatgaggccacctcaaggaagaaagtgttgaagaaagagtatggcacagctgctgcaacaaagcctggtaTGCACAAGAAAGCACCTTCCAAGAGAGTGCCAACATCCAAGCCTAGGAAAGCTGTTGTAGAAGaaacaatggagttcactcttgaacccaaaGAGGCTGGAGAAGgaaagaagaggaaggagagggtcaagaagaccattgccagagtcATTGGCAAGCCCTCCATGATGAGAGATCCATCTGAtaatgaagaggaagaggatgctgcaccagcacccaagtcacaaaagcttatgggggatgcaatcaagtcaggggctgctccatcaaatcCCAAGACTGCTCCCAAAGCTGCTGCTCAAACCACCAAGTCTGCACCCAAGAGAAGCACCAGAAACATtcctgctgaagagaagaacaaggctcCAGTGCCTGAGgttgaagaagaggatgatgaagcCCTAGTGCTAAGAAAACTGAAACCCAAGATTCTATACCACAATGATGCTCATCCAGTAGCTGAGGACATGAACATCAGAAAGGATGCaggactgagattgtggagacagtctgatccctatgctgtgaggaggaggactgcagttgactacaggttccacaccaaagaacagcaagatttctatgagaccattctgcttgacaagaagccaatggtctgtgacatgagatgggttgattgggaatacatcaaggagaatgaagatcacttcccGGGTGTATATGAAAGCTACAAAGCTTGTGGAGTTGATAAGTTTGTTCGACAGAAACTTACCAAATGGAATGATAAGCTCATaatgcaattctactccactaCTCACTTCTATCCTGAtggaaggatagtatggatgtctgaaggtacaaggtaccaatcaactgttgatgaatgggccaagttgATCAATGCGCCAGAAGATCATGAGGATgatttggatgtgtatgccaagaagaagaaagaccacaactctatggcaaacatgtacaaagagatccctgataaagctttggagacacacaagcttggatctgtacactacttgttgtctggtctgcctactaTCAACACCATCCTAAGGCATACTTTGCTACCCAAGTCTGGAGACCACAAGATGATTAGAGGCCACTCCATCAACTTGCTGCATATTTTTTATGTGCCTCAGaaattcaaggtcatgagtctgattgtggagacaataaagaggacagctgctgaccagaagagatcttgtgggtatgctccacatattcaggtgctcgtcaactccaagatgggcacaggcacttatttgttggacaaggagcatttacctctatatcctgaatttgaagataATGAAGTTGtcatgaatgagaatgaaccttcatccgcacaagcacaagagaagagagctaaagcaaaggcgaagaaagctgcaaagatgccaagtgctgaagaggcatctcaagtgttcttgaagagcaaacaagatcaacttgcatatctgatccaatctactttgaggattgagaagggcttggccaccctgactcagaatcaggagagcttggagaggatcatagagacaaaattctatgatcttgatctgaaagTAACTGATATGCAgacagcagttgagcagctccaggaggaagcagaggagaagaaagggGAGGCTACCACATATGCTTTTCAGCGAGTGCCTAGAggtcagaggtctgctgcagtacCCATGCCTGACACTAGAGCCAccacatcagcaccagcagccatagcttcagtgccacctctagcagccactccaccagctccagctacatcaactgatgccttcgtccttggagttctctctacaccacctcccaaagaccaagcctgagagacgcatagcactatgcatatttgaactttttggtaacttgttgccaaagggggagaaatatgtatagatcataggcttcgagagagaatgttgcttctttgtctctcttgctatttgtttggttgaactttattgtgtgcttggttgatactctatgtctgtgtgtgagatacttgtatgatcatgtgtttgatcatatgctactttaatgtttgcctggatgatattatcttttatatcgatatatgatcattcactttgcttggtgatgagtgcatgcttttaacttatgtcattttgagcgctccaccaagatgtatgtgacatggaagagtgacccatgatcctaatcgattgtgcatttgcattcaaaagcaaatcttaaataatgcacaaatttagggggagctcttgcttatcacatacttctcaaagcgacgatgtatttcaatcttattatcatttgtcgaagctttgatctatatgttctcatcaatcaccaaaaagggggagattgaaagtgcaactatccctgggtggttttggtaattattaacaacatatagctcattgaactaatgctatttcaagatgaatatttcaggaaagtttaatgattggcatggcatggattagaatgtggacccctcaaaatgctaaggacaagagattggctcaagctctaaagctcaagactctacatcttacttttagtgatccaagatcacattgagtccataggaaaagccgatactattaaaaggggatgaggtgtttcttaatgggttgcttgctcagaatgcttagtgatatgctccaaaaaccctcaaccactttctcatatccacatatgtctcaaaccaaaagtcaaactcggcctcaccgatttgatctatccggcgccaccgagttcatttgacatagccactgccacaaaccctagtcacttcggtctcaccgatagggatctcggtctcatcgagatgggattgcaaactctctgtttcccttcgtaatgtttcggtctaaccgagatgagcgatcggtcccaccgagttcgcaatgcaaactctctgtttccccttcgtaacgtttcggtccagccgaaatgagcgaatcggtcccaccgagtttgcctgaccaactctctggttagcttactaccaaaatcggtcccaccaagtttgtgtaataggtctcaccgagattacgttatgccctaaccctaatgaaatcggtcccaccgagttgacatgtcggtcccaccgaaatgcctaacaaTCACATtgtgaactaaatcggtccgaccgagttttctgattcggtcccaccgagtttggtaaattgtgtgtaacagttagattttgtgtggaagTTATATATACCCCTGCACCctctcttcattcgtggagaaagccatcagaacatgcctacacttccagcattcattttctgagagagaaccacctactcatgtgttgagaccaagatatttcattccaaccacataaatcttgatctctagccttctccaagttgctttccactcaaatcatctttccaccaaatccaaatctgtgagagagagttgagtgttggggagactatcatttgaagcacaagagcaaagagttcatcatcaacacaccatctattaccttttggagagtggtgtcttctagattggttaggtgtcacttgggagcctccgtcacgattgtggagttgaaccaaggagtttgtacgggaaaggagatcgcctacttcgtgaagatctgccctagtgaggcaagtccttcgtgggcgatggccatggtgggatagacaaggttgcttcttcatggacccttcgtgggtggagccctccgtggactcacgcagccgttacccttcgtgggttgaagtctccatcaatgtggatgtacgatagcaccacctatcggaaccacggataaaaaatctccgcgtctacattgcgtttgctccctcaaactcctcccctttaccttcatgtgcaatgtctttacattccgctgctatactcttagaattgcatgtgtaggttgattgcttgacttgtgcaaagttgttaaaatctgcgAAGACTTCAAactgggaaaaggctagatttttatttggtcaagtagtctaatcaccccccccctctagacatactttcgatcctacaccgGGCAACCACGGCGCGCCTCCCCTCATCGCAGGGGCTGCCCCGTCCTCAGCGGCCCCCGCCACGAGAAGAAGCGCTGCCGCGGCTCCCAAAAGAGATGCCGGCCCCCGGAGAAGTGCGCCCACGCCCCCAAGGAGCTACCGCCGGGGTCGCAgcatgcttgcggggacggccgccGCCTCTCTTGGGCAGCGGCGAACCCGGCCCCTCCttgggggccttccccttctcgacGGCGAAGAACCTCCTCGTCGGCGCCATGGACTCTACAGCAAGACGGcgggatgaagaagaagaaggagtggGCAGCAAGAAGATGGAGATGAGCAAGGGGGCCCtgcccctcccctcatttatagccggaggaaggccaaccgccggcctccacgatcccacgcaatggtgatttttctctgcatgcaacagggtctcgtcaagtcggacggttgccgaggcagcgtggggaagcagagatgcccacgtcccatcaatcgccacgcgttgACTTAGGCGGTTAGGGCCGCGGCGCttcgcacttgccctttggcttcgctcCGAAGCCAAGTacgagtgcgccttgggcccgggggctactgtcggtgttctaggaatgggggtacccagacttgtcGGCCTGCGGCCGACGGCGTGGTTCCATCGACAGCCTGGTGTGGCCCAGATTCGCCATCGacaactcaagacccttgcgaggggccaagcctcgcgagggggatgacaccaagacctccacgagtagcagcctcctcaggctggctcccgaggagcggagatccCGATGCCAGTCTCACCTCGTGAGGCtcagatgacgtgagccatgacgaccaaggccaggcgggcgccagcgggcgctgtgtagcagtttcctctttggtgctaaataAGCAAGCGcgggcgcggagtcccgaggaatcagccaaaggtttccattcccgtgtaacgagaccaagaccgccaggatggcaggacggaggtcatcaccgagcccaccgcggcgtcacgaccagaggcttttgcaggcaaagactacTTTTTGTCACGATatgatgtactagttgtctcccttcgaatttggccgttgtgggatcccttcccgccttcatttgggaagaggaccaaggccaccaTAAAGAGGACCTAGcaaccaccatagagggggatcggatccattccaccctgaCCAGCTCACCAGCTCActtgagctcaagaacacaccTCATGAGGTTGTTCTCCgctatactagttcatcctcagcccctcgaggccaatccaccacaaagcaggagtagggttttacactgcaaggtggcccgaacctaggtaaactgttgtgtctccTTTCCCTAGAGTTCGACGAGCTAGGCTGTGAGATTGGtgagtaggcagactggggaggttgagttcttcgcacgcaccccagagttcgaatctctcaagggtttgcggaacccgaaatacgacatttggcgcgccaggtaggggtgcatcgAAGATCCGCCACCCTGTCTGCTGCGCTCCGCTGTCGGCTCTCATGGTGGACGCTCCTTCATCGACCGGATCGACGCGCACCTTCGGAGGAGCCGAGGGCCTCCGAGATTTCACTCCCGCCCTACGGCAAGTGCAGTGCCCGCCCAAGTTTAGGCCGAAGTTGCCGCcccgctacgacggcgcggcagatCCAATAGGTTTCCTCCAAGCATACGAGGAGGCAGTTTGGGCAGCCGACGGcaatgacaaggtcatggccaactggctccccatggccctcgcgcGCGCCGCGTGCCTGGCTGCTTAGCTTGCCAGGGTCTTCagtggcctcctgggaggagctgcgcggcctcttcGTCGTGGGCTTTGCAGCGCCGGCACCCCACGCCGTCGCATCCCTCCTCGGTGGTTCACAGGAGCCGCCCTCGGACCGCCACGTCAAGCAGTTCTTCCGTCAGGTGGGTGCCGCCCGCGTATAGCAGGGAACTCCCCCGGGCTAGGCGGCGCCTAAAgctgacctcaccttcgactcaggggATCATCATGCGACCACCGCAGGCGTCGGCGCACTCCCGATGCTCAGCACCCCCACCATCTACAACGTGgcggtcaccaagaccctcatcgacggtggagCCGGCCTCAATGTGCTCTCTGTGGAGGCATTCGGCTTGCTTCATGTGCCCCATGGCCGGCTCCaccccaccaagcctttctctgGAGTCGTCGACGGCTCCACCTGCcccctagggcagatccgcctccccgtcaccttcggcactcgcgacaactaccgcaccgagcttgtcgacttcgacatcacccgcatcggcctcccatacaactccatcctcgggtacccggccttggccaagttcatggcagcaactcaccccgcctacaacctcatgaagatgccggggagTAGCGGCATCCTCACTGTGGCAAGAGACACCAAGGAAGCATTATTGGCCCTCAAGCTCGCCTTTAGGGCTGCGGCGGCCGCACAGTCAAGTGAGGAAGGAGCCCAGAGGCCCCGGGGGCTGCACCAGCAAAGAAGAAACAGTTGTTCTCCCAAGATCGTGCCGAGATGAAGCAAGTGTCGGTTGATGAAGACGGAGCATCGGGCGCCACCTCCACCATAGGTGCGAACCTCCCCCCAGATGAAGAAAAGGCGTTGGTCAGCTTCTTACGCGCCAACAAGGAAGtgttcgcgtgggagcccaaggATCTGGTTGGGATCCCGAGGGGAATAATCGAGCATCACCTGAGGGTGTGCCCTAACATGCGCCCAGTAAAGCAGAAGGCGCGACGGCAGTCCATAGAGAAGCAGGcgttcatcgtccaagagactcGCAAGCTGTAGGATGCTGGTGTCATTTGGGAGATGCGGTACCcggaatggctggcgaacccggtcgttgtccccaagaagggcgggaaggagcgcatgtgcgtcgATTTCACTAACCTCAACATGGCTTGCCCTCAAGACCCCttcccgctcccacgcatcgatCAGATAGTCGACTCTACCGCCGAGTGTGACCTGTTGTGTTTTCTGTATGCCTTCTCGggctatcaccaaatcaagatggctgtgcaagatgtggagaagacagctttcctgaccccatgcggggtgtactgctacacctgcatgccgtttGGGTTGTGTAATGCTGGAGCAACCTTCCAGCGGCTAATGCACATCGCTCTGGGTCAGCAGCTTGGGAGGAACGTTGAGGCTTACGTTGACGATgtagtggtgaagtctcgggaggcaaggaccctcaTCAAAGACCTGGAGGAGACATTTGCCAGTCTGCGCAAGGTGGATCTGCGGCTTAACCCAGAGAAatgcgtgtttggcgtcccctccggcaagctgctgggtttcctggTGTCGCACAGAGGGATCAAGGCCAACCCAGAGAAAGTCAAGGCCATAGAAAGGATGAGCCCgccacaaaccctcaaggagatgcagaagctggcgGGCTGTGTGACCTCGctagggcgcttcatctccaagttgGGAGAATACGCCCTCCCATTGTTCAAGCTGATGAAAAAGAAAGGAccattcgagtggactccggaggccgaCGCGGCATTCCAAGTCCTCAAGAAGTACCTCACCAGCCCGCCGGTGATGGTAGCGCCATGCCCCCTCGAGCCCCTAGTGCTCTACCTGGCCGCCACGCCTCACTCGGCTAGCGCAGCGCTAGTGGCGGTCCGGGAAGAGCACCCAGCCAAGGGCACACGGAGCAGCACTCGGCAACTGATTGAAGCGCAGCAGCTTCAGGACGGCGCTCCTGAGGCCTCGGCTACCCCGATAGATGACCAAGCTCCTGAGGACGGTGCTCCTGAGGCCACGGCTGGCACGGAAAACGGCAAGACCCCTAAGGGCCAGCAGACTCAGGAGGTGCAAGACCTCGCCAATGCCTCctccctcgtcgagcacccggtgtacttcgtcagcacggtgctaCGTGAGGCGCGGGCACGCTATCCCATGCCACAGAAGCTCTTACTCGCGCTCCTCGTCGCCTCTCGGAAGctgtgccactacttccaagaccaccccatcaaggttgtctcaacttacccgctggagagggtgctccggagccccaaCGCTGCGGGAAGGTTCGcagagtggaacatcgagctgcttgcattccagctggagttcagcaccaccagggtcattaAGGGCGTGGCCCTCACAGATTTCGTGGTAGAACGGACCGACGTTCCTGGCCGTGAAGTATGCGAGGACCGTTCTCTCCTGCCCGGAGACGAGGCACCAGACGGGTggatcatgtacttcgacggcgcgTTCGCGCGCCAGggtgcgggggctggagcagtgcccATTTCACCCACcaaggacaagctctactacaccGTACAACTTTGCTTCCAGCAAGGCgaaaggtctccaacaacatcacgGAATACGAAGGCCTAATTGCCGGCCTCAGGGCTGCTGCGGCGTTAGGGGTGAAGCGTCTCACCATCAGGGTGActcccagctcctcgtcaacttctccaacaaagagTACAcaccgaaggacgagcacatggaagcATACCTGgaggaggtacgcaaaatggaaaaACGATTATTGGGCTTGGAATTGCAGCATGTGCCACGAGGGACAAACAAGGAggcggacgacatcgccaagagggcgtcccGACGGCTGCCTCAGGAGCCAGGCGTCTTCGAGGAGTGGCTCATCAAGCCGTCAGCAGCCCCCCTCGCCGTGGAGTCAGCACCACCTCAGGAGGACCTCCCCCGAGCCCCTACGACAGGTGCCCCAGCTTGCAGCCCAATCTCGGGGGCCCATCTGCTCCTCGCGCTCGAGCCtcgggaggggtgctggaccgaggaGTTCAAGGTGTACTTACTTCAGGGGACCTtgccagagaaggaggaagacgaGGAGCGTGTGGCTCGCTAGGCCACCGCATACtacatccaggacggtgagttgtacCATAAACGGCCCAACGATGTTTCTTtacgatgcatctccagggagcaggggcGTGAGCTGCTGACCGACATACATGGCGGGGACTACGGGCatcatgatgacccacaagtataggggatcaattgtagctctttttgataagtaagagtgtcgaacccaacgaggagcagaaggaaatgacaagtagttttcagtaaggtaatgtctgcaagtgctgaaactgtaagtagcgagtagtttgatagcaagataatttgtaacgagcaagtgaCGATAGTAAcaataagtatgcagcaaggtagcccaatacttttgaggcaaaggacaggccaaaatggtctcttataataagcaaagcgttcttgagggtacacgggaatttcatctagtcactttcttcatgttggtttgatttgtgttcgctactttgataatttgatatgtgggtggaccggtgcttaggtgatgttcttacttgaacaaacctcctacttatgattaaccctcctgcaagcatccgcaactacgagaaaagtattaaggataaatcctaaccatagaattaaactctaggatccagtcggtcccttatggaatagtgcataaactgtggggtttaagtttcttcactctcgcaacccaccatctatttactactccacaatgccttcccttaggcccaaatatggtgaagtgtcatgtagtcgacgttcacatgacaccactaagggaatcacaacatacatagcATCAAAattcgaacacatatcaagttcacatgattacttgcaacatgatttatcccgtgacctcaagaacaaaagtaactactcacaactcatcaacatgctcatgatcagaggggtattaatatgcataatggatctgaacatataatcttccaccaaatgaaccatatagtaatcaactacaagatgtaatcaacactactagtcaccccctagcaacaatctatagttctggtaacaagattgaatacaagagatgaactagggtttgagatgagatggtgctggtgaagatgtttatggagattgccctccccaagatgggagagtcgttggtgatgatgatgacgatgatttccccctccgggagggaagatcccccggcagaatcgctccgccggagggcaaaagtgctcatgcccaagtttcgcctcgaggcggcggctctccgtcccgaaagtattattctaattttttctaggtcaaaaccacttatataccagaagatgggcaccgaaggtgggccgacgaggccacaacccaccagggcgcgccagggtgggttgtgcccacctggtggcccccctcaaGTGATTATTGGCTCaagtatttcttaaataatccataaaaattctccgtaaagtttcagcttgtttggagttgtgcaaaataggtggcctgacgtagcttttccaggtccagatttccagctgccggaattctccctcttgagAGAGaagtgtcgataaaaacaaaaatacggacatagaagcatcatgtttaTTATCgtaacagcaacaaaattaaacataaaacttttatcataaaacttttatcatacacttcccatgaataagtaatagttcatcacacaatcgaagtgtaaaacaaaaactctattagaaaccaacaagctatgttcttagtcaactttgcaactacaattcatcatcttttcaggaagggtcacgcgtcggagcctttaggcaagtccacatactccaccttcatatagtcttctatgattgctaacactcaccgagtacacatgagcaaaacgtttcaaccagacacatagaaagataggggcttatagtttcgcctcctaacatactcacctcaagggtgatgtcaacaataataactcatgctatctatatttaactggacatatgtgcctagatctttcctcaccacatgatgcttgccaaaagagaaaataaaaaggaatagacggaaaactttgactctttgcataaaagtaaatacataaaggtaaaagataggcccttcgcagagggaagcagaggttgccatgcgcttatttgtttgtatgctcaatcccttagtgtaaaagaacgtcacgttacattgccccttaagatggcaacctttattatgcagtctgtcgcttttattctttgtcatccaagttcgtgcaacactcaattttctcttacactaaataatctcacacatttagaagcaatttttattgcctttttgcaccgatgacaacttacttgagggatcttgctcaatccctaggtaggtatggtggacacttgaaaaagatttgggtttcagggtttttggatgcacaagtagtatctctacttagtgcggaatttttggctagcaaatataggggcaagcaccacatgttgaaggatctatgacaatatgacttctatgtgaatataaacaaacataaatcattaagttgtcttccttgtccaacgtcaacaattttggcatataatattttgatgagggctcacaatcacaaaagatttctaggatagtatatttatatgtgaatcttctcttcccttattaattatttcatgagttgcatcattgactaatgctatgtttgtcaatctctaataaaaatttctacttatacttttccttatgtggtgctatcacctaccataggattagtatatgatcttattgatttatttcctttcttttatttactttctttctctttttcttttctttctttgcAACATGCaggtaaagaaagcaaaaactcaaactaaactttattatatagctTGCTGACGATAACAATGATCGATTACTAAGCAgactctcaaagaagaaaaggtcgaactaaactttattcttctaagcaaaagattgaattaagataagtaaaggcaaaaagatagcgggatgatacgataccgaggcacctcccccaagcttgacgGAAGCCAAGggggtgcccatacccgatactcagttctcctttggtggtgaagaaggtgatggtggtgatgaagcgaTCTTGTCCTTAAGGGTCAAAAGATCCTGAAGCCGACGGATGACGCTCCGGAGGTAGGTGATATGCTCTTGATGCTGAATATTTTCgcgagtgagatacttattttgcaTGCGAACCATTTCAAAGACACGAAAAGCTTCAATCTTAGCAGGAGTAAGGTAAGTAAGATAGGGTTTAAGGATatcttcctcctcctcagccAACAGTGCTTGTGTTGCCACCGGGGATGGATCTacggaagcttccttgcccttgtCTCCCTTGATGGCGTCCGTAGGCTCCTCCCCCTTCGTCTCGATCCtcatcagccaagcatcttcttccatgtggttggaggggccggaagacatgatgcctagcttgacaaatctgaccagaaacagcaagaaaagagaacagaggcttttctccgcgatacggtgcttaacaggttcgggaaatatatatatatatatatatatatatatatatatatatatatatatatatatatatatataatttttgtctTGCAGGACAAGTATacagaagaaaaacggagtccggaaggtgtccgagctgggcacaacccacctggacgcgccaggcatgcctggcgcgccctggtgtattgtgcccaccaggggacgcttcctggaagtttctttatttccaaaattttaaaatattccaaaactgatagaAAATATTTTTacagattttttggagtccgtttacttactgtatcatgtacctccttattttgacgaTTCTGTAGTGTTTCGAagggactcttttatgtgttcttccggtgtcaacaTTTGGacaatattgctttcaacattaataggcgtacctgagatataatgcttttttcgttgcccgttgacaaccttcggg
This genomic window from Aegilops tauschii subsp. strangulata cultivar AL8/78 chromosome 4, Aet v6.0, whole genome shotgun sequence contains:
- the LOC141021971 gene encoding uncharacterized protein encodes the protein MPFGLCNAGATFQRLMHIALGQQLGRNVEAYVDDVVVKSREARTLIKDLEETFASLRKVDLRLNPEKCVFGVPSGKLLGFLVSHRGIKANPEKVKAIERMSPPQTLKEMQKLAGCVTSLGRFISKLGEYALPLFKLMKKKGPFEWTPEADAAFQVLKKYLTSPPVMVAPCPLEPLVLYLAATPHSASAALVAVREEHPAKGTRSSTRQLIEAQQLQDGAPEASATPIDDQAPEDGAPEATAGTENGKTPKGQQTQEVQDLANASSLVEHPVYFVSTVLREARARYPMPQKLLLALLVASRKLTTRVIKGVALTDFVVERTDVPGREVCEDRSLLPGDEAPDGWIMYFDGAFARQGAGAGAVPISPTKDKLYYTGDSQLLVNFSNKEYTPKDEHMEAYLEEHVPRGTNKEADDIAKRASRRLPQEPGVFEEWLIKPSAAPLAVESAPPQEDLPRAPTTGAPACSPISGAHLLLALEPREGCWTEEFKVYLLQGTLPEKEEDEERVAR